Proteins found in one Amycolatopsis umgeniensis genomic segment:
- a CDS encoding AraC family transcriptional regulator, whose product MTEIRHLPAAPTQVRSLASGATIDAHRHDDHQVVYAARGVLAITTDSGSWVAPATRAIWVPAGTVHAHQAHGDLELRLVGLPATENPLRLNEPSVLAVGPLLRELIRAYTDPPHDDGPERRRLRAVLLDQLRASPQQPLYLPTPDDPRLRELCEILSADPADSRTLAALGARVGASDRTLARLFKADLGMTFPQWRTQLRLYRALVLLAENTPVTAVAHACGWSSTSAFIDVFRRAFGHTPGTHFSPGS is encoded by the coding sequence ATGACGGAAATCCGCCACCTGCCCGCGGCGCCGACCCAGGTCCGCTCCCTGGCCTCCGGCGCGACCATCGACGCACACCGCCACGACGACCACCAGGTCGTCTACGCCGCCCGTGGCGTACTGGCCATCACCACCGACAGCGGCTCCTGGGTCGCCCCGGCCACCAGGGCCATCTGGGTGCCCGCCGGGACCGTGCACGCCCATCAGGCGCACGGCGACCTCGAACTCCGTCTGGTCGGCCTGCCCGCCACCGAGAACCCGTTGCGGCTGAACGAACCGAGCGTGCTGGCCGTCGGCCCGCTCCTGCGCGAGCTGATCCGCGCCTACACCGACCCGCCGCACGACGACGGCCCGGAACGCCGCCGGCTGCGCGCGGTCCTGCTCGATCAGCTTCGCGCCTCACCGCAGCAACCCCTGTACCTGCCGACGCCGGATGATCCGCGGCTGCGGGAGCTGTGCGAGATCCTGAGCGCCGATCCGGCAGACAGCCGGACGTTGGCCGCCCTCGGTGCCCGGGTCGGGGCGAGCGATCGCACCCTGGCCCGGCTCTTCAAGGCCGACCTCGGCATGACCTTCCCGCAATGGCGCACCCAGCTGCGGCTCTACCGCGCGCTGGTCCTCCTGGCCGAGAACACCCCGGTGACCGCGGTGGCGCATGCCTGCGGCTGGTCGTCCACCAGCGCGTTCATCGACGTCTTCCGCCGCGCCTTCGGGCATACGCCGGGCACGCACTTCAGCCCGGGCTCGTGA
- a CDS encoding Cys-Gln thioester bond-forming surface protein, giving the protein MHGRSVLVRGGIAVAAAAVAMTMAAPTALAEDGAARGRVIDKAGERGYSVNFGDPKHYVPELFELKLSDGSKLKMYCVQIEVNMRTDQDMIERPWNKYPDASSPFNKNNSKINWVLHHGYPAVGVKAIEGTLGKSGVKFKGGLSTGEAVTATQAAVWHFSDGKDFDREKPLMDGNADASADVLALYDYLTGKDNVGISAQPKPTLDIGPAKASGATGSKIGPFSVATTGDITELTSKLPEGVKVVDADGKEIKAAAIKDGTKVFVDVPKDAKDGDGSFSLKVSGHLDTGRLFVGENYAKVPAQSLIVADSEKTSVTANATASWKQGGAPATETPAPTTPGGAESGGGDELANTGASATLPLVIGGSLLGAGVLMVLLVRRRRSQA; this is encoded by the coding sequence ATGCACGGCAGGTCAGTTCTGGTTCGCGGCGGGATCGCGGTCGCCGCCGCGGCCGTCGCGATGACGATGGCCGCTCCGACCGCCCTCGCCGAGGACGGCGCGGCGCGGGGCCGGGTCATCGACAAGGCCGGCGAGCGGGGCTACAGCGTCAACTTCGGGGACCCCAAGCACTACGTCCCGGAGCTGTTCGAGCTGAAGCTCTCCGACGGCAGCAAGCTCAAGATGTACTGCGTCCAGATCGAGGTCAACATGCGGACCGATCAGGACATGATCGAGCGCCCGTGGAACAAGTACCCGGACGCCTCGTCGCCGTTCAACAAGAACAACTCGAAGATCAACTGGGTGCTGCACCACGGCTACCCGGCGGTCGGCGTGAAGGCCATCGAGGGCACGCTCGGCAAGAGCGGGGTCAAGTTCAAGGGCGGACTGTCGACCGGTGAGGCCGTCACCGCGACCCAGGCGGCCGTCTGGCACTTCAGCGACGGCAAGGACTTCGACCGCGAGAAGCCGCTGATGGACGGCAACGCCGATGCGTCGGCCGACGTGCTCGCCCTCTACGACTACCTCACCGGCAAGGACAACGTCGGCATCAGCGCGCAGCCGAAGCCGACCCTCGACATCGGCCCGGCCAAGGCCTCCGGTGCGACCGGCAGCAAGATCGGCCCGTTCAGCGTGGCCACCACCGGTGACATCACCGAGCTGACCAGCAAGCTGCCCGAGGGTGTCAAGGTCGTTGACGCCGACGGCAAGGAGATCAAGGCCGCCGCCATCAAGGACGGCACCAAGGTCTTCGTCGACGTCCCCAAGGACGCCAAGGACGGCGACGGCTCGTTCTCGCTGAAGGTGAGCGGCCACCTCGACACCGGCCGTCTCTTCGTGGGCGAGAACTACGCCAAGGTCCCCGCCCAGTCGCTGATCGTGGCGGACTCCGAGAAGACCTCGGTCACCGCGAACGCGACCGCGAGCTGGAAGCAGGGCGGCGCGCCCGCCACCGAGACCCCGGCCCCCACCACGCCCGGTGGAGCCGAGTCGGGTGGCGGCGACGAGCTGGCGAACACCGGTGCCTCGGCGACCCTGCCGCTGGTCATCGGCGGCTCGCTCCTCGGCGCGGGTGTGCTGATGGTGCTGCTGGTGCGTCGTCGCCGTAGCCAGGCGTAA
- a CDS encoding tetratricopeptide repeat protein: protein MGDDLGTAAAERPSPGAPIPRQLPPTPAHFTSRTAELAALDSAADGEDDDSVDQLPAVTVVVGPGGVGKTALAVTWAVRNAGRFPEGQLYADLRGFSPETAVPPEDALGAFLRALGVPPERVPVELAEQAALFRTTTAGMRLLLVVDNAISAAQVRPLIPASSGCVVVVTSRLRLDGLHAEGARFVDMAPLPQEHAVELLMRSVGESRVADELPDVTTLAALCGRLPIALRVAGARLASRPKWPVARMVAELRDERVRLTRLSPVGEASLTATFDSSYSALPPHAARLYRLLSEHPGLTVEVGAAAAAVRVSDDEAANGLQVLADASLLEEIGEDGYRFHDLVRLHARALPDDERFEVVPRIADWYLHRMTRANLVVIPMRWRVSTVRARYEDSPPLFTTGAEALRWLDDRLQDIVKVLEETFALRHDDLTWQLCEALWELFLHRKHYQWWLRTHETGIAAARRCGEAVAEARLRCQLARAYLDLGRFEAAESECLQAAELARGAGSRHNESVALDQLGMAAQGRGDFDRAVEFFGESLVIEGELGIDRGVALRHRRIGEALLQAGRTTDAARHLNLAREMFEEMGDAKAGARVAVVLARIDTLAGEVTAAKRRLEHAAAVFAESGSAGYQADVLIVFAEVAEREGDLDAARGQLAEALELLRTVGGAQLELVRSRLLALDADRDRAEQPEPSAGE, encoded by the coding sequence ATGGGAGATGATCTCGGCACGGCGGCCGCCGAGAGACCGTCCCCCGGTGCCCCGATCCCCCGGCAGTTGCCCCCGACCCCCGCGCATTTCACCAGCAGGACCGCCGAACTCGCGGCGCTCGACTCGGCCGCCGACGGCGAAGACGACGACTCGGTCGATCAGCTGCCCGCGGTGACCGTGGTGGTCGGCCCCGGGGGAGTCGGCAAGACCGCGCTCGCCGTCACCTGGGCCGTCCGGAACGCCGGACGTTTCCCGGAGGGGCAGCTGTACGCGGATCTGCGCGGGTTCTCCCCGGAGACAGCCGTCCCGCCCGAGGACGCCCTCGGAGCGTTCCTGCGGGCCCTTGGCGTCCCTCCCGAGCGGGTGCCGGTCGAGCTGGCCGAGCAGGCGGCGCTGTTCCGGACCACCACGGCGGGGATGCGCCTGTTGCTGGTGGTGGACAACGCGATCTCGGCCGCCCAGGTCAGGCCGTTGATCCCGGCGTCGTCGGGCTGCGTCGTGGTGGTCACCAGCAGATTGAGGCTGGACGGCCTGCACGCGGAGGGCGCGAGGTTCGTCGACATGGCGCCCCTGCCCCAGGAACACGCGGTCGAGCTGCTGATGCGATCGGTGGGGGAGTCGAGGGTGGCCGACGAGCTGCCCGACGTCACGACCTTGGCCGCTTTGTGCGGGCGGCTGCCGATCGCGCTCCGGGTGGCCGGCGCGAGATTGGCGTCGCGGCCGAAGTGGCCGGTGGCCAGGATGGTGGCAGAGCTCCGGGACGAACGAGTGCGGTTGACGAGGCTGTCACCGGTGGGCGAGGCGTCGTTGACGGCCACTTTCGATTCGTCGTATTCGGCGCTGCCACCCCACGCCGCCCGGCTCTACCGGCTCCTGAGCGAGCACCCGGGACTGACGGTCGAAGTGGGAGCGGCCGCCGCCGCGGTCCGGGTTTCCGACGACGAGGCCGCGAACGGGCTCCAGGTGCTGGCGGACGCCAGCCTCCTCGAGGAGATCGGCGAGGACGGCTACCGCTTCCACGATCTGGTGCGGCTGCACGCGCGGGCGCTGCCCGACGACGAACGGTTCGAAGTCGTCCCCAGGATCGCGGACTGGTATCTGCACCGGATGACCCGGGCGAACCTGGTGGTGATCCCGATGCGCTGGCGGGTGAGCACTGTCCGCGCCAGGTATGAGGACTCACCGCCGTTGTTCACCACGGGCGCCGAGGCCCTTCGCTGGCTGGACGACCGGCTGCAGGACATCGTCAAGGTGCTGGAAGAGACGTTCGCACTGCGGCACGACGACCTGACCTGGCAACTGTGCGAAGCGCTCTGGGAACTGTTTCTCCATCGCAAGCACTATCAGTGGTGGCTCCGGACGCACGAGACAGGTATCGCCGCGGCACGCCGGTGCGGCGAAGCGGTGGCCGAAGCGCGGCTGCGCTGTCAACTGGCTCGCGCCTACCTCGATCTGGGCCGGTTCGAAGCCGCGGAAAGCGAATGCCTGCAAGCGGCTGAGCTGGCCAGAGGGGCCGGAAGCCGGCACAACGAGTCCGTGGCACTGGACCAGCTCGGCATGGCGGCCCAAGGACGCGGCGACTTCGACCGGGCGGTCGAGTTCTTCGGCGAAAGCCTGGTGATCGAAGGGGAACTCGGGATCGATCGCGGCGTCGCCCTGCGGCATCGCCGGATCGGCGAGGCCTTGCTGCAGGCAGGCCGGACCACCGACGCCGCCCGGCACTTGAATCTCGCGCGAGAGATGTTCGAGGAGATGGGCGACGCGAAGGCCGGGGCCCGGGTCGCCGTCGTGCTGGCCCGGATCGACACGCTGGCAGGCGAGGTCACCGCGGCGAAGCGAAGACTGGAGCACGCCGCCGCGGTGTTCGCCGAGTCAGGTTCGGCCGGGTACCAGGCCGATGTGCTGATCGTCTTCGCCGAGGTCGCCGAGCGTGAAGGTGACCTCGACGCGGCCCGCGGTCAGCTGGCCGAGGCACTGGAACTGCTGCGGACGGTCGGAGGAGCGCAGCTGGAACTGGTCCGATCCCGGCTGCTCGCCTTGGACGCCGATCGCGATCGTGCCGAGCAGCCGGAGCCTTCGGCGGGTGAGTAG